In Passer domesticus isolate bPasDom1 chromosome 9, bPasDom1.hap1, whole genome shotgun sequence, a genomic segment contains:
- the LOC135307584 gene encoding histidine-rich glycoprotein-like, protein MSWAGKRGRRSSAGSLDSNMEGSIISSPHMRRRATSTRECPSRPHQTMPNSSSLLGSLFGSKRGKPPSQSHAAAQTPHHAEGAAAAPHPHHAQFCHQNPPPYHHHYHYHPPLHPHPHPHQYHQHGHGHGHGPYLPHAPHHGPHHGPHHHGPPPPPAAASTKPKHSGISTIV, encoded by the exons ATGTCCTGGGCAGGCAAGCGTGGGCGACGCAGCAGTGCAGGATCGCTAGACAGCAATATGGAA ggGTCCATCATTAGCAGTCCTCACATGCGCCGAAGAGCTACATCAACCCGAGAGTGTCCATCTCGCCCTCACCAGACTATGCCCAACTCCTCCTCACTCCTAGGGTCCCTGTTCGGTAGCAAGAGGGGCAAGCCCCCCTCGCAGAGCCACGCGGCCGCGCAGACCCCGCACCACGCGGAgggcgcggccgccgcgccGCACCCGCACCACGCGCAGTTCTGCCACCAGAACCCGCCGCCCTACCACCACCACTACCACTACCACCCGCCCCTGCACCCGCACCCGCACCCGCACCAGTACCACCAGCACGGGCACGGCCACGGGCACGGCCCCTACCTGCCGCACGCCCCGCACCACGGCCCGCACCACGGCCCGCACCACCacgggccgcccccgccgcccgccgccgccagcaCCAAGCCCAAACACAGCGGCATCAGCACCATAGTCTAG